The Streptococcus sanguinis genomic sequence GGGCCTGGCCTGGGCAAAACTCATTTATTAAATGCTATTGGCAATCAGATTTTAGAAAATATTCCAGATGCGCGTGTCAAGTATATACCGGCTGAAACCTTTATTAACGACTTCCTCGAACATTTAAGATTGGGAGAAATGGATAGCTTTAAAAAAATCTATCGTAGTCTGGATCTTCTGCTGATTGATGACATTCAATCTTTGGGAGGAAAAAAAGTTTCAACTCAGGAAGAATTTTTCAACACTTTCAATGCTCTTCATGGTGAAAATAAACAGATTGTTTTAACCAGCGACCGCAGTCCTGATCATCTTGACAATTTAGAAGAACGCTTGGTAACACGTTTCAAATGGGGATTAACTCAGAATATTACACCGCCAGATTTTGAAACACGAATTGCAATTCTAAGAAACAAAATTGAAGACTTGGATTATATTTTCCCGAATGATACCTTGGAATATCTTGCGGGACAGTTCGATTCCAATGTCCGCGACTTGGAAGGCGCTTTGAATGACATCAGTCTCATTGCTAGAGTTCGTCATCTGAAGGAAATCACCATTGATATCGCTGCAGAGGCTATTCGAGCACGCAAGCAGGATTCAAGCCAGGTAACAGTTATCCCGATTGACAAGATTCAGTCTGAAGTTGGGAAATTCTATGGTGTTAGTGTCAAAGAGATGAAAGGCAGCCGTCGAGTACAAAATATCGTTTTAGCTAGACAGGTAGCTATGTATCTGACTCGTGAGCTGACTGACAACAGTCTGCCTAAAATTGGTCGTGAATTTGGCGGGAAAGATCATACGACTGTTATCCATGCACATGGAAAAATCAAAACCATGATTGAATCAGACGACAATTTACGTTTAGAAATTGAAAGCATCAAGAATAAAATTAAATAGCGTGTGGAAAACTACAGAATTTTTTCAAAACTTATCCACACTTTGTGAACAAGTCTCAAAACTTGTTAGAATAAGGACCAAGCTATTTTTCCACATAATTCACATAAACTACTATTACTATTAATCTTATAATTATAAATAAATAAAAAGGAGATCCTATGATTCATTTTTCTATTAATAAAAATCTCTTCTTACAAGCGTTAAATACCACTAAAAGGGCTATCAGCCATAAAAATGCAATTCCTATTCTTTCTACTGTGAAAATTGATGTTACCAAAGAGGGAATCACTTTAATTGGTTCGAATGGGCAAGTGTCGATTGAAAACTTTATTTCTATTCAAAATGAAAATGCAGGCTTGCTTGTCAACTCAACAGGTTCAATTTTATTAGAAGCAACTTTCTTTATTAATGTTGTTTCCAGCCTGCCAGATATTATTCTGGATTTTAAAGAAATTGAACAAAAACAAATCGTTTTGACTAGCGGCAAATCAGAGATTACCCTGAAAGGAAAAGACGCTGACCAGTATCCACGAATCCAGGAAATTTCTGTCAGCAATCCCTTGGTTCTTGAAACAAAAATTCTCAAAGATGTCATTAACGAAACAGCCTTTGCAGCCAGTGTTCAGGAAAGCCGTCCAATTTTAACTGGTGTTCACTTTGTTTTGATAGATAACCGTTCTTTGAAGACTGTTGCGACAGACTCCCACAGAATGAGTCAAAAGAAAATTACTCTGGAGAAAAATGGAGATAATTTCGACGTAGTCATTCCAAGTCGCTCTTTACGGGAATTTACGGCTGTTTTTACCGATGAAATTGAAACGGTAGAGGTTTTCTTTGCTAACAATCAAATTCTTTTCAGAAGCGAAAATATCAGCTTCTACACCCGCCTCTTGGAAGGAAATTATCCAGATACAGATCGTTTGATTCCGACTGAATTTACGAGTGTCCTTACTTTTAATACTTCTGATTTGCGTGCAGCTATGGAACGCGCTCGTCTCTTGTCTAATGCCACACAGAATGGAACAGTTAAACTGGAGATTGCAGGCGGTATTGTCAGTGCCCATGTAAATTCACCAGAGGTTGGCCGTGTTAACGAAGAAATTGATACAGAAAGTGTAACTGGCGAAGATTTGACTATTAGCTTTAATCCAACTTATTTGATTGATGCTTTGAAGGCCATTGACAGTGAAAAAGTAACGATTAGTTTTATCTCATCCGTTCGTCCTTTCACCTTGGTACCAAGTGAAGACACAGAAAACTTTATTCAGCTGATTACACCTGTCAGAACTAATTAAGATGAAAAGCAGTGGGCCAAGTTAAAGATTTTTAATTCTTGGTTCTAAGCTCTTTTCATTTACAAAGTATGATAGATGCTTAAGTTTTCTTCCTGGACTATGCTAGTTCCTTGAAAGGAGAAAGAAAATGTATGAAATTGGTCATTTTATAGAGATGAAAAAGCCCCATGCCTGCACCATTAAAGCGACTGGGAAAAAGGCGAATCGCTGGGAAATCACAAGGGTTGGTGCAGATATCAAAATCCGTTGTACTAATTGTGAACATCTTGTGATGATGAGTCGTCACGATTTTGAAAGAAAAATGAAGAAAATAATTGATTGAACTAAAAATCATCGTAAATGCTATTGTGGAAAACTAATTTGCATTGCTGAAGTTCAGATTTAGATTTAATTTTTCAAGCAAAAATGGATAAGACTTTTAAGTCCTATCCATTTTGCTTTTATTTAAGATTTTCAAATTTACCGTCTTTTACTTCTTTATAACCTGCTTTTTCGAGTAATTTAGCAGTTTCTTTAAAGCTGATGTAATCAGCTTTTTGATTACCAGATGTTTGAAGAAGCTGTTTACTTTGTAGTTCTTCAATATCAGCTTTACTGAAATCAATTGTCAGTTTTTCAGTTAAATAATCATCTTTGTACTCGATTTTATGAGTTAATCCTTTGATACCCTCAATAGATTTAGCATAGGCTTCTGTCTGCTCTTTAGCAGTGTCTTTTGTCAAGCCAACTGGTTTATAGTAGAAGGTGTTGTTTGTTTCGTTTATAAGAAGCTCATCACCTTTATATTCAACAGTGATGCGGCTATCTTGTTTAGTATTTTGGTCAATCAGCTGGAAATAAGCTTTTTTAGGACTGCTGCAGGCAGCTAAAACAAACAAAGCGGAAACCGCAAGGAAGGAAAGAAAAAGTGTTTTGAAAGTATTCTTTTTCATTAGGGACTCCTTTAATAAGAATATTAGCTATATTATACCATTTTTTTCTTCAATTTATTTTACATTTTTGTAAAGAAAGCTAGAAAAAATAACTTAAATCCGCTGTTTAGGATAAGGATTTATGGTATAATGGTTTGGATTGAAAAGATGAATGGAGAAGATAAGAATGGCTTTGACAGCAGGAATCGTTGGTTTACCCAATGTTGGTAAGTCAACTTTATTTAATGCAATTACAAAAGCAGGTGCAGAAGCAGCTAATTACCCTTTTGCGACAATTGATCCAAATGTCGGGCGGGTAGAAGTTCCGGATGCTCGTCTGGATAAATTAACAGAACTCATCAAACCACAGAAGAAAGTTCCAACAACCTTCGAATTTACTGATATTGCTGGAATTGTGAAAGGTGCTTCAAAAGGAGAAGGACTAGGGAATAAATTCTTAGCCAATATCCGTGAAGTAGATGCTATCGTCCACGTAGTACGTGCTTTTGATGATGAAAATGTCATGCGAGAACAAGGCCGTGAGTCTGAATTTGTAGATCCAATGGCCGATATTGAGACTATTAATCTAGAATTGATTTTAGCAGACCTAGAAAGTATTAACAAACGTTATGCACGTGTAGAGAAGATGGCTCGTACTCAAAAAGATAAGGATTCAGTGGCAGAATTTAATGTTTTACAGAAAATTAAGCCTGTCCTGGAAGACGGTCTGTCAGCTCGTACAATTGAGTTTACAGAAGAAGAGCAAAAAATTGTCAAAGGCCTCTTTCTTTTAACGACTAAGCCGGTTCTCTATGTGGCCAATGTCAGTGAAGATGAGGTAGCAGATCCAGATAATATTGACTATGTGAAGCAGATTCGTGAATTTGCAGCTACAGAAAATGCTGAAGTTGTTGTCATTTCAGCGCGTGCAGAGGAAGAGATTTCTGAATTGGACGATGAAGATAAGTCAGAATTTCTGGAAGCTATCGGCTTGACAGAATCAGGTGTGGATAAACTGACCAGAGCAGCTTATCATCTGTTGGGACTTGGAACCTACTTTACAGCTGGTGAAAAAGAAGTGCGTGCCTGGACCTTTAAGCGTGGAATGAAAGCTCCTCAAGCGGCTGGTATTATTCACTCAGACTTTGAAAAAGGCTTTATTCGAGCAGTGACTATGTCTTATGATGACTTAGTGCACTATGGCAGCGAAAAAGCAGTTAAAGAGGCTGGACGTTTGCGCGAAGAAGGAAAAGAATATATCGTTCAAGATGGCGATATTATGGAATTTAGATTTAATGTGTAAAGTATTTGTAAAGTTTAAAAATTCTAGGTTGGAAATTTTTTTCCAGCCCTTTTGGCTTTTATAAAGGAGAAAAATGGTAAAGTTAATAGTCGGTCTGGGAAATCCAGGAGAAAAATATATCGAAACCAAGCATAATGTTGGTTTTATGCTAGTTGACAAAATTTGTAAAGATCTTGATTTAAAGTTTACAGCTGATAAAATCTTTCAAGCAGATATCGCCTCTACTTTTCTAAATGGCGAAAAAGTCTATTTTGTCAAACCAACTACATTTATGAATGAGAGCGGAAAGGCCGTTCAAGCTTTACTAGCATACTATGGTTTAGATATAGAGGATTTATTGGTCATCTATGATGATTTGGATATGGAAGTTGGTAAGATTCGTTTGCGCAGCAAGGGTTCAGCTGGTGGCCATAACGGTATTAAATCTATTATCAAACACATTGGAAGTCAAGAATTTAAACGGATAAAGATAGGTATTGGCCGTCCAAAAGAAGGCATGACAGTGGTCCACCATGTTCTAGGAAAATTTGATAAAGATGATTATATAACAATTCTGAATACTCTTGATAAGGTTGACAATGCTGTAAATTATTATTTACAGTTAGGCAATTTTGAACAAGCAATGCAGAAGTATAATGGATAATAAAATGAACTTGATTGATTTATTTTGTCAAAACCAGCAAATTTCAGATTGGAAGAAAAATCTCCATAAAAGCAGCAGACAGTTGATAATGGGATTGTCTGCATCAACAAAAGCAATCACTATAGCGGCTGGATTAGAAGAAGCTGATAAAATCCTTGTGCTGACTTCTAGTCAAAATGAAGCAGATCGTTTGGCTAGTGATTTGATTTCTTTGTTGGGAGAAGACAAGGTCTATACTTTCTTAGCAGATGATACTCCTATAGCAGAATTTGTTTTTGCCTCACAGGAAAAAATATTTTCAAGATTAGATGCTCTGAACTTTTTAATAGACCATCAAAAGTCTGGAATTCTAGTTACTAATGTTGCGGCTAGTAAATTACTCTTGCCTGATCCCATTGATTTTAAAACAACCAACATAAATTTGATAGTTGGACAAGAATATGACCTAAATAATCTTGTAAAGATGTTGTCAAGAACAGGATACAAGAAGGTATCCCAAGTTTTAAGTCAGGGAGAATATAGTCTAAGAGGAGATATCTTAGACATTTTTGAGCGCTCAGCAGAGTTTCCCCATCGACTGGAGTTTTTTGGCGATGAAATTGATGGTATTCGGATTTTCAATCCAGAAAATCAAACTTCAATCGAGAATATAGAAAGTATTTTGATTAAACCTGCTTCTGATATCCTGCTTTCTGAGAAAGATTATGCTCGAGGACGAGAAAATCTGGAAGCAATTTTAGAAAAAGCTGTTGATCCTGCTTTGAAATCTTACTTAGAAGAGTTACTAATCAGTGCTAAAGAGGAGTTTCATCATGCAGATATTCGTAAATTCCTTTCTTATTTTTATCAGAAAGAATGGACTATTTTAGACTATTTGCCTGTTCATAGTCCTGTATTTTTTGATGATTTTCAAAAAATTGTGGATCGGCATGCTCAATTTGAACTGGAAACAGCTGGCTTATTGACAGATGATTTACAAAATTGTAAAGCTTTATCAAGTCAGAAATATTTTGCAGATAAGTACCAAGATTATCGTCAATATAAACCAGCAACCTTCTTTTCAAGCTTTCAAAAAGGTTTGGGAAATTTGAAATTTGATGCTTTGTATCAATTCAATCAATACCCAATGCAAGAATTTTTCAGTCAATTTCCCTTGCTCAAAGAAGAAATTAATCGCTATAAAAAATCTGGCTATACAATAATCTTACAAGCAAATTCTTCGGCAGGTTTACAAAGTTTACATAAAAATTTACAGGAATATGATATTCATTTAGACTATATAAAAGAGGCTGAGATTCACAAAAATGCAGTTCAGCTTATAGAAGGAAATCTTGTTCAGGGTTTTAATTTCGTAGATGAGAAAATTGTTCTTATTACAGAGTACGAAATTATTCACAAGAAAATAAAACGAAAAATCCGGCGACAGAATATCTCCAATGCTGAACGACTGAAAGATTATAATGAGCTAGAAAAAGGGGATTATGTTGTCCATAATATTCATGGGATAGGACGTTATCTGGGAATAGAAACGATTGAAATATCTGGTGTCCACCGTGATTATCTGACGATTCAATATCAAAATTCTGATCGTATTTCGATTCCAGTTGACCAGATTGATCTCCTATCAAAGTATGTTGCCAGCGATGGAAAAACACCTAAGGTAAATAAGCTAAATGACGGTCGTTTCCAGAAGAGTAAGCAAAAAGTTCAGCATCAGGTTCAGGATATTGCGGATGATTTGATTAAACTATATGCTGAACGTAGCCAGCTAAAAGGTTTTGCTTTCTCAGCGGATGATTCTAATCAAGAGGAATTTGATAATGATTTTCCTTATGTTGAAACAGAGGACCAGCTAAGAAGTATTCAGGAAGTGAAGAAGGATATGGAAAGCAGTCGTCCAATGGACCGGCTCTTAGTTGGTGATGTAGGCTTTGGAAAAACAGAAGTAGCTATGCGGGCTGCTTTTAAGGCTGTCAACGATCATAAACAGGTGGCTGTATTAGTACCAACAACGGTTTTAGCCCAGCAGCACTATACTAACTTTAAAGAACGCTTTAATGATTTTGCGGTTAATGTCGAGGTACTCAGCCGTTTCAGGAGTAAAGCAGAACAAAAACAGACTCTGGAGAAGCTGCAGAAGGGACAAGTTGATATTATCATCGGAACCCACCGACTCTTATCAAAAGATGTAGAATTTGCGGATTTAGGTTTAATCATCATTGATGAGGAGCAGCGTTTTGGAGTTAAACATAAGGAAACATTAAAAGAATTGAAAAAGAAAGTTGATGTCTTAACTTTGACAGCAACTCCTATTCCTCGAACTCTTCATATGTCTATGCTGGGGATTCGCGATTTGTCAGTCATTGAGACCCCGCCTACCAATCGCTATCCTGTTCAGACCTATGTTTTAGAAAGCAATCCTACAGTAATTCGAGAAGCTGTCTTACGTGAAATAGACCGAGGTGGACAGGTTTACTATCTTTACAACAAGGTTGACACAATTGAACAGAAAGTTTCAGAGTTAAGAGAGTTAATCCCAGAAGCTTCTATAGGCTATGTTCATGGTCAAATGAGTGAGATTCGTTTAGAAAACACTTTACTGGACTTCATCAATAGAGAATACGATATTTTGGTGACTACAACCATTATTGAAACTGGGGTTGATATCCCCAATGCCAATACTTTGTTTGTAGAAAATGCTGACCACATGGGGCTGTCAACCTTGTATCAACTTCGTGGCCGAGTTGGCCGCAGTAATCGGATTGCTTACGCTTATCTGATGTACAGACCAGATAAGATTCTAACAGAAGTTTCTGAAAAGCGTCTAGAGGCTATTAAAGGATTTACAGAGTTAGGTTCTGGATTTAAGATTGCTATGCGTGATTTGTCTATTCGAGGGGCTGGCAATATCCTAGGAAGTATGCAATCTGGCTTTATTGATTCTGTTGGTTTTGAGATGTACTCACAGCTTCTAGAAGAAGCTATTGCTAAAAAGCAGGGTAGAGAGAATAAGCGTCAAAAAAGCAATGCAGAACTTAATCTGCAGATTGATGCCTATCTGCCTAGTGACTATATTTCTGATGAAAGACAGAAAATTGAAATTTACAAGAGAATTCGTGAGATTGACAGTCGTGTAAACTATGAAAATCTACAGGATGAATTGATTGATCGCTTTGGGGAGTATCCTGATGTTGTAGCCTATCTGTTGGAGATTGGACTTGCTAAGTCTTATTTAGATCAGGCTTTTGTAAAGTCAGTGGAACGCCAGCAGAATACAGTAATGATTCATTTTGAGAAAATTTCGCAGCAGCTTTATCTGACGCAGGACTATTTTGAAGCACTTTCGATGACGAATTTAAAGGCTCGAATTGGTGAAAAAAATGGCTTGATTGAAGTAATTTTTGATGTGAGGAACAAAAAAGATTATGAGATTTTAGAAGGTCTGGTTAATTTTGGAGAAAAGATGCTGGAAATTAAACAACGCAAGGCAGAATAAAGGTTACAATTCAGTGAAGTTTGGCTTTTTAAGCTCTATTTTTCTCAAAAAATGGTAGAATAATAAATTAAGAGAAAATGAGGTAATAGGATGAGATTAGATAAATATTTGAAAGTGTCACGGATTATTAAGCGACGTCCAGTGGCTAAAGAAGTAGCTGACAAGGGCCGGATAAAGGTGAATGGTATCTTGGCCAAGAGCTCAACAGATTTGAAAGTAGATGACTTGGTTGAAGTACGCTTTGGTAATAAACTCTTGACTGTAAAGGTTCTGGAGATGAAAGACAGTACTAAAAAAGAAGATGCAGCTAAAATGTACGAAATTGTTAGTGAAACAAGGATAGAAGAAGATGCCTAAAAATATCGTCCAACTCAATAATCGTTTTATACAAGATGAAAATCAACGCCGCAGATATGTGGATCAGGAACGGCGGAAACGCAACCGTTTTATGGGCTGGGTTCTGATTTTGGTGATCCTCTTATTTATTCTACCTACCTATAATTTGTACCAGAGTTATCAAACCTTGCTGCAGCGTCGTGAACAGTATTCTAAACTGAAGGAGAAATATCAGACGCTCAGCGAAGAAAAGGTCTATCAATCTGATATAGCAACAAAGTTAAAAGATGATAGCTATGCTGCTAAGTATGCACGCGCTAAATACTCTTTTTCAAAAGAGGGTGAGTACATTTATACTATCCCAGATTTATTACCACAGTAGTTATGGAAGATTTACTAAAAACAATTGAGCAGTTCTTGGAATTTTCAGATGAGAAATTGGAAGAACTGTCTGAAAAAAATCAAGCTTTGAAACTTCAAGAAAATCAAAAGGAAAGGGGAAAACATGCGTAAGCTTTTGTTACTGATATTTTTGCTGCCAGCTTTATTTAGCAGTATCACAGTTATTAGTACCGAAAAAGATTTCGTGTTAGACGAGGAAGAAAAATATCATTTTACAAGCACTGCGTATGGACGCTATTATGATAGCATCCCGACAAATCCTAATGTTTATGAAGAAACTCCTACATTTACAGATTCTACTCTGAGTAAGACTGCTGGAAAGCTAGTTCCAGACCAGCCAATCCAGATAACAGGATTTTATGTAAATGAAGAAGGAGTCCCGATTTTCAAACTGAAAAATGGGCAGTTTGTGATAGCGGACAAAAACACAATTTACGAAGATACTGTCCAGTCAATTCAAGATATCCATCAAGAAATGTGGTTGAAACCCGGCTTTACTCTTTATGATAAAGCCAATATCAACGGAGCTAAAAAAATCAATACAACGGTAGCTCCATATACAAAAGTAAACATTATTCAAATTGTCCAGACAGTCAAAGGAACTTTTGCCCAGATTGAAGGACAGGGCTGGGTTTCTATGGAATTTCTGGATGAAACTGATAATCGAATGGACAAAGTTCAAGAAATTTTGAGCAGTAAGTACAACAAGGCGGACTACTCTATCTATGTGAAACAGCTGGACACAGGCAAAGAAGCAGGCATTAATCAAGATCAAGAGATGTATTCGGCAAGTGTGACAAAACTACCTTATCTTTACTATGTGCAGGAACAGCTGGATCAAAAAAAACTTTCGTTAGATCAGAAGTTCAAGTATATTGGAGCAGTCAATGATTTTGCAGGTGCTTACGAACCAGAAGGAAGTGGCAGTATTGCTAAGTCAGCTGATGACAAGGAATATTCAGTTCAGGATTTGATAAATCGAGTGGCCAAAGAATCAGATAATGTCGCCCACAATATTTTGGGCTATTATGCGACCAATCAATCTGATAAAAATTTTCAGCAGACGATCAATAAAATAGCTGGAAAGAAATGGGATGTGGAAGAAAGACAAGCATCTTCACGTATGGCTGGAAATGTTTTGGAAGCTATCTATGAGCAAAATGGCATGATTATCGATGCCTTGTCTCAGACAAATTATGATAATCAGCGGATTTCTAAAAATGTTGATGTTAAAGTAGCTCATAAAATTGGTGACGCCTATGATTTTAAGCACGATGCTGCGATTGTCTATGCAGATTCTCCTTTTATCATTGTCATTTTTACTAATAATTCAACCTACGATAATATTTCCCAGATAGCAGACGATGTCTATGGAGTCCTGAAATGATTAAGCAAGAATTTCTTAAAAAAATGCAGGAGAAAAAGTATTTCCAAGACCATCGAAAAGTTTTGATTGCTGTATCAGGTGGACTGGATTCTATGACACTGCTGCAGCTGTTGATTGATTCTCAAAAAGAACTGGATATCGAGCTTGCTATTGCTCATGTTAATCACAAACAGCGGCCAGAGTCAGAACAAGAAGAAAAGGCATTAGTAAAGATTGCGGAACAGCTTGGTGTAAAGATTTTTACATCAAGTTTTTCTGGTAATTTTTCAGAAAATGCTGCTCGGCAGTTTCGTTATGATTTTTTTGGGAAAGTGATGCAGGAGGAGCACTATACTGCTTTAGTAACTGCCCACCACGCAGATGACCAAGCTGAGACTGTTTTTATGCGGCTGCTGCGTGGAGCTAGACTTCGCCATCTGTCCGGCATGAAAGCTGTCCAGTCTTTTGCTTGCGGGGAGCTGATTCGTCCTTTGCTTACTTTTCATAAGTCAGACTTTCCAGATATTCAGCATTTTGAAGATAGCAGTAATTTTCAAAATGACTATCTCAGAAATCGAATTCGCAATCTTTATCTGCCGGATTTAGAAAAAGAAAATCCACAATTTAAGGATTCTTTGCGGTATCTGGGAAAGGAAATTGAAGATTGGCAGACCGCTTTGTCTCACTTGACCAGAGATTTAGATATAAAAAATGTACAAGTCTTTCATCAACAAATCCCTCAGATTCAACGTTTTCTATTGCAGAACTATCTCGAAAACTTTCCTGGTCTGAATCTGAGCAAGCAGCAGTTTGAGGAAGTTTTAAACATCCTGCGGACTAAGGCAAATTATCAGCACACTTTGAAAAAAGACTATGAGCTTGTTAAAGATTACCAGCGTTTTGAAATTAGAAAAATCAGTCGTAAGCCCGATTTAAAAATGGATTCAATTTTGTTAGAATTTGAGAATCTGATTGAGTTTGGGCATTATCGATTTTCATTCGGGATTCCTTTGAGTGGTGAAAATATCCAGAAAATTTTTGTTTCGCGTGAAACTTCGCTGACACTCCGCTTCCGAAAAGAGGGAGACAGTATTTTGCTGAATGGTCATCACAAAAAGCTTCGTCGTCTTTTTATTGATAAGAAAGTTTCCTTTGAAGAACGGAATTCATCTGTAATCGTGGAACAAAATCATCAAATTTTAGCAATCTTAAATATTGCTATCAGTGATTTGAGTAAGGCATTAAAAAGTGATATAATGAGTACTGTACTTTATATTCAGAAAATAGATGGGTAAAATTATGCTAGAACAAGATATCAAAAAAATATTGATTTCCCATGATGAAATCGTGGATGCTGCAAAAAAGCTTGGTCAGCAATTAACCAAAGACTACCAAGGTAAGAATCCAATTTTTGTTGGAATCTTAAAAGGTTCCGTACCTTTTATGGCTGAGTTAATCAAGCATATTGATACACATATTGAGCTTGATTTTATGTTGGTCTCCAGCTACCA encodes the following:
- the mfd gene encoding transcription-repair coupling factor encodes the protein MDNKMNLIDLFCQNQQISDWKKNLHKSSRQLIMGLSASTKAITIAAGLEEADKILVLTSSQNEADRLASDLISLLGEDKVYTFLADDTPIAEFVFASQEKIFSRLDALNFLIDHQKSGILVTNVAASKLLLPDPIDFKTTNINLIVGQEYDLNNLVKMLSRTGYKKVSQVLSQGEYSLRGDILDIFERSAEFPHRLEFFGDEIDGIRIFNPENQTSIENIESILIKPASDILLSEKDYARGRENLEAILEKAVDPALKSYLEELLISAKEEFHHADIRKFLSYFYQKEWTILDYLPVHSPVFFDDFQKIVDRHAQFELETAGLLTDDLQNCKALSSQKYFADKYQDYRQYKPATFFSSFQKGLGNLKFDALYQFNQYPMQEFFSQFPLLKEEINRYKKSGYTIILQANSSAGLQSLHKNLQEYDIHLDYIKEAEIHKNAVQLIEGNLVQGFNFVDEKIVLITEYEIIHKKIKRKIRRQNISNAERLKDYNELEKGDYVVHNIHGIGRYLGIETIEISGVHRDYLTIQYQNSDRISIPVDQIDLLSKYVASDGKTPKVNKLNDGRFQKSKQKVQHQVQDIADDLIKLYAERSQLKGFAFSADDSNQEEFDNDFPYVETEDQLRSIQEVKKDMESSRPMDRLLVGDVGFGKTEVAMRAAFKAVNDHKQVAVLVPTTVLAQQHYTNFKERFNDFAVNVEVLSRFRSKAEQKQTLEKLQKGQVDIIIGTHRLLSKDVEFADLGLIIIDEEQRFGVKHKETLKELKKKVDVLTLTATPIPRTLHMSMLGIRDLSVIETPPTNRYPVQTYVLESNPTVIREAVLREIDRGGQVYYLYNKVDTIEQKVSELRELIPEASIGYVHGQMSEIRLENTLLDFINREYDILVTTTIIETGVDIPNANTLFVENADHMGLSTLYQLRGRVGRSNRIAYAYLMYRPDKILTEVSEKRLEAIKGFTELGSGFKIAMRDLSIRGAGNILGSMQSGFIDSVGFEMYSQLLEEAIAKKQGRENKRQKSNAELNLQIDAYLPSDYISDERQKIEIYKRIREIDSRVNYENLQDELIDRFGEYPDVVAYLLEIGLAKSYLDQAFVKSVERQQNTVMIHFEKISQQLYLTQDYFEALSMTNLKARIGEKNGLIEVIFDVRNKKDYEILEGLVNFGEKMLEIKQRKAE
- the ychF gene encoding redox-regulated ATPase YchF, with translation MALTAGIVGLPNVGKSTLFNAITKAGAEAANYPFATIDPNVGRVEVPDARLDKLTELIKPQKKVPTTFEFTDIAGIVKGASKGEGLGNKFLANIREVDAIVHVVRAFDDENVMREQGRESEFVDPMADIETINLELILADLESINKRYARVEKMARTQKDKDSVAEFNVLQKIKPVLEDGLSARTIEFTEEEQKIVKGLFLLTTKPVLYVANVSEDEVADPDNIDYVKQIREFAATENAEVVVISARAEEEISELDDEDKSEFLEAIGLTESGVDKLTRAAYHLLGLGTYFTAGEKEVRAWTFKRGMKAPQAAGIIHSDFEKGFIRAVTMSYDDLVHYGSEKAVKEAGRLREEGKEYIVQDGDIMEFRFNV
- the dnaN gene encoding DNA polymerase III subunit beta encodes the protein MIHFSINKNLFLQALNTTKRAISHKNAIPILSTVKIDVTKEGITLIGSNGQVSIENFISIQNENAGLLVNSTGSILLEATFFINVVSSLPDIILDFKEIEQKQIVLTSGKSEITLKGKDADQYPRIQEISVSNPLVLETKILKDVINETAFAASVQESRPILTGVHFVLIDNRSLKTVATDSHRMSQKKITLEKNGDNFDVVIPSRSLREFTAVFTDEIETVEVFFANNQILFRSENISFYTRLLEGNYPDTDRLIPTEFTSVLTFNTSDLRAAMERARLLSNATQNGTVKLEIAGGIVSAHVNSPEVGRVNEEIDTESVTGEDLTISFNPTYLIDALKAIDSEKVTISFISSVRPFTLVPSEDTENFIQLITPVRTN
- a CDS encoding SP_0009 family protein, whose amino-acid sequence is MEDLLKTIEQFLEFSDEKLEELSEKNQALKLQENQKERGKHA
- the dnaA gene encoding chromosomal replication initiator protein DnaA gives rise to the protein MTKEQDFWNRILELAHAQLKQTTYDFFVAEAKLVKVEEKQAVIFLDSPVKQLFWEQNLVGVILTAGFEIFNDQIAGKYIFEEETNIDTPKSAVTSPQISTVQPSLPPIDTGLKSKYTFDNFVQGDGNIWAKAAALAVSENLATTYNPLFIYGGPGLGKTHLLNAIGNQILENIPDARVKYIPAETFINDFLEHLRLGEMDSFKKIYRSLDLLLIDDIQSLGGKKVSTQEEFFNTFNALHGENKQIVLTSDRSPDHLDNLEERLVTRFKWGLTQNITPPDFETRIAILRNKIEDLDYIFPNDTLEYLAGQFDSNVRDLEGALNDISLIARVRHLKEITIDIAAEAIRARKQDSSQVTVIPIDKIQSEVGKFYGVSVKEMKGSRRVQNIVLARQVAMYLTRELTDNSLPKIGREFGGKDHTTVIHAHGKIKTMIESDDNLRLEIESIKNKIK
- the pth gene encoding aminoacyl-tRNA hydrolase, translated to MVKLIVGLGNPGEKYIETKHNVGFMLVDKICKDLDLKFTADKIFQADIASTFLNGEKVYFVKPTTFMNESGKAVQALLAYYGLDIEDLLVIYDDLDMEVGKIRLRSKGSAGGHNGIKSIIKHIGSQEFKRIKIGIGRPKEGMTVVHHVLGKFDKDDYITILNTLDKVDNAVNYYLQLGNFEQAMQKYNG
- a CDS encoding DUF951 domain-containing protein, whose product is MYEIGHFIEMKKPHACTIKATGKKANRWEITRVGADIKIRCTNCEHLVMMSRHDFERKMKKIID
- a CDS encoding DUF1307 domain-containing protein → MKKNTFKTLFLSFLAVSALFVLAACSSPKKAYFQLIDQNTKQDSRITVEYKGDELLINETNNTFYYKPVGLTKDTAKEQTEAYAKSIEGIKGLTHKIEYKDDYLTEKLTIDFSKADIEELQSKQLLQTSGNQKADYISFKETAKLLEKAGYKEVKDGKFENLK
- a CDS encoding septum formation initiator family protein gives rise to the protein MPKNIVQLNNRFIQDENQRRRYVDQERRKRNRFMGWVLILVILLFILPTYNLYQSYQTLLQRREQYSKLKEKYQTLSEEKVYQSDIATKLKDDSYAAKYARAKYSFSKEGEYIYTIPDLLPQ
- a CDS encoding RNA-binding S4 domain-containing protein encodes the protein MRLDKYLKVSRIIKRRPVAKEVADKGRIKVNGILAKSSTDLKVDDLVEVRFGNKLLTVKVLEMKDSTKKEDAAKMYEIVSETRIEEDA